A section of the Nitrospira sp. CR1.1 genome encodes:
- the accC gene encoding acetyl-CoA carboxylase biotin carboxylase subunit encodes MFRKILIANRGEIAMRIIRGCRELNIATAAIYSEADSSGIYVKKADESYLVGPGPVKGFLDGKQIVEIAKRIGADAIHPGYGFLSENAKFARLCHASGITFIGPSPETIDLMGSKVKARQIAQQAGLPIVPGTEGGVTSIDEALEFAHRINYPVMIKASAGGGGRGLRVVRSDQELRENMEVASREALAAFGDGSIFIEKYIERPHHIEFQILGDKHGNIIHLGERDCSIQRRHQKLIEIAPSLVLTPKLRAQMGEAAIAIAKAVQYDNAGTVEFLLDHEGHFYFMEMNPRLQVEHTVTEQITAIDIVRNQISIAAGKPLEIRQKDVTLQGHAIQCRINAEDPRNNFLPCTGTITAYLSPGGIGVRIDGAVYRDYTIPPYYDALLAKLTVRGRTWEEAVSRMRRSLEEYVLRGVKTTIPFMKNVMMEQDFQAGRFDTSYLETHPDLYQYEESEEPEDLVLAISAAIAAYEGL; translated from the coding sequence ATGTTCCGGAAGATCCTGATTGCCAACCGTGGCGAAATCGCCATGCGCATTATCCGCGGCTGCCGCGAGCTCAACATCGCGACAGCGGCGATCTATTCCGAAGCCGACTCCTCCGGCATCTACGTCAAGAAAGCCGACGAGTCCTACCTCGTAGGTCCCGGGCCCGTCAAAGGCTTTCTGGACGGAAAACAGATCGTGGAGATCGCGAAGCGCATCGGCGCCGACGCGATCCATCCAGGATATGGATTCCTTTCGGAAAACGCCAAATTTGCCCGGCTCTGCCATGCCTCCGGGATCACCTTCATCGGTCCCTCGCCTGAAACGATCGACCTCATGGGCAGCAAGGTCAAAGCCCGGCAAATTGCCCAGCAGGCGGGGCTCCCGATTGTCCCCGGCACCGAAGGCGGGGTCACCAGCATCGACGAGGCCCTGGAGTTCGCGCACCGGATCAATTACCCGGTCATGATCAAGGCCAGCGCCGGCGGCGGCGGACGCGGGCTGCGAGTGGTCCGCTCCGACCAGGAGTTGCGCGAAAATATGGAGGTCGCGTCGCGGGAAGCACTGGCCGCCTTCGGCGACGGCAGCATTTTTATCGAGAAGTACATCGAACGTCCGCACCATATTGAATTTCAAATCCTGGGCGACAAGCACGGCAACATCATTCACCTGGGCGAGCGGGATTGCTCGATTCAGCGCCGGCATCAAAAATTGATCGAAATCGCCCCGTCATTGGTTTTGACACCAAAATTACGCGCGCAGATGGGCGAGGCCGCCATTGCCATCGCGAAAGCCGTGCAGTACGACAATGCCGGCACGGTGGAGTTCCTTCTCGATCACGAGGGCCATTTCTATTTCATGGAAATGAATCCCCGGTTGCAGGTCGAACATACGGTCACGGAACAGATCACGGCGATCGACATCGTGCGCAATCAAATCTCCATCGCAGCGGGCAAACCGTTGGAGATCCGGCAAAAGGATGTCACGCTGCAAGGCCACGCGATTCAATGCCGCATCAACGCGGAGGATCCGCGCAACAACTTTCTGCCCTGCACCGGCACCATCACCGCCTATCTGTCGCCGGGCGGCATCGGAGTCCGCATCGACGGCGCGGTCTACCGTGACTATACGATTCCGCCCTATTACGATGCCTTGCTGGCAAAGCTCACCGTGCGTGGACGCACCTGGGAAGAAGCGGTGAGCCGTATGCGGCGCTCGCTCGAAGAATACGTCCTGCGTGGCGTAAAGACGACCATTCCGTTCATGAAGAACGTAATGATGGAACAGGATTTCCAGGCGGGACGATTCGACACCTCCTACCTGGAGACCCATCCGGACCTGTATCAATACGAAGAATCCGAGGAGCCTGAGGACCTGGTGTTGGCAATCTCCGCAGCGATCGCCGCCTACGAAGGACTCTGA
- the oadA gene encoding oxaloacetate decarboxylase subunit alpha, which translates to MPNSTFSLAPAPAKKVLLTEVALRDGHQCLLATRMRTEDMLPVAQKLDAVGFWSLEVWGGATFDTCLRFLKEDPWERLRALRAAMPKTKLQMLLRGQNLVGYRHYADDVLDKFIERSAANGIDVFRIFDALNDVRNLERAIREVKACEKHVEAAISYTTSPVHRLDGFVTMGKRLEDLGADTICIKDMAGLLAPMDAYRLVKGLKAAVRVPIHLHSHYTSGMGTMTALMAVMAGLDLLDTSISPLAGGASHPPTESMVAALRGTPYDSQLDLQDLQPIAEHFRTVRRKYRQFESDFTGVDAEILTSQIPGGMLSNLAAQLAEQNALDRMKEVMDEIPRVRKDMGYPPLVTPTSQIVGTQATLNVLTGEQGERYKVITTETKNYFLGLYGRAPGPLDKEIMARAIGDEEPVKGRPADRLESEFGKLKKDMPESATTLEDQLSFALFPAIARDFFEAREQGNLQPEPLEPTDTKGPAVAHDLHLAPAEFNITVHGENYHVVVSGSGRTTDGRKPYYIRVNDRLQEVSLEPLQEVLAGVPESPEAGSASKPKRPRPTKPGDVAPPMPGRVVKVLVTDGAQVKTGDPLLIIEAMKMESQVPAPMDGRVTAILVAEGDNVKIDETVIQLE; encoded by the coding sequence TTGCCCAACTCAACGTTCAGTCTCGCTCCGGCGCCAGCCAAGAAAGTCTTGCTGACGGAAGTCGCCTTGCGTGATGGCCATCAATGTCTTCTCGCCACCAGGATGCGCACCGAAGACATGTTGCCAGTCGCCCAAAAACTGGATGCCGTGGGATTCTGGTCATTGGAGGTCTGGGGAGGCGCCACCTTCGACACCTGCCTGCGCTTCCTCAAGGAAGATCCCTGGGAGCGGCTGCGCGCGCTTCGCGCGGCGATGCCGAAAACAAAACTGCAGATGCTGCTGCGCGGGCAGAACCTCGTGGGCTACCGGCATTATGCCGACGACGTGCTCGACAAATTCATCGAACGCTCGGCCGCCAACGGCATCGACGTATTCCGCATTTTCGATGCCCTCAACGATGTTCGTAACCTGGAGCGGGCCATCCGCGAAGTGAAGGCCTGTGAGAAACATGTAGAGGCGGCGATTTCCTACACGACGAGTCCCGTCCATCGGCTGGATGGATTCGTGACGATGGGCAAACGCCTGGAAGATCTGGGCGCCGATACGATCTGCATCAAAGATATGGCAGGACTATTGGCGCCGATGGATGCCTACCGGTTGGTCAAGGGTTTGAAAGCAGCCGTCCGCGTTCCCATCCATCTCCACTCCCACTACACATCGGGCATGGGCACCATGACGGCCCTGATGGCCGTGATGGCCGGCTTAGACCTTCTGGACACGTCCATTTCGCCACTGGCGGGCGGGGCGTCGCATCCCCCAACCGAATCGATGGTCGCAGCCCTGCGCGGCACCCCGTACGACAGCCAACTGGATCTGCAAGACCTCCAACCCATCGCGGAGCATTTCCGGACGGTGCGCCGGAAGTACCGGCAATTTGAAAGCGACTTCACCGGCGTCGACGCGGAGATTCTGACCTCCCAAATCCCCGGCGGCATGTTGTCCAATCTCGCCGCGCAATTGGCGGAGCAAAATGCGCTCGACCGGATGAAGGAAGTGATGGACGAGATTCCTCGCGTCCGGAAGGACATGGGGTATCCGCCGCTCGTGACCCCGACCAGCCAAATCGTTGGCACTCAGGCCACGCTCAACGTGCTCACCGGCGAACAGGGCGAGCGCTACAAAGTCATCACGACAGAAACCAAAAACTACTTCCTCGGCCTCTACGGCCGCGCGCCAGGCCCTCTCGACAAGGAGATCATGGCCCGGGCCATCGGGGATGAAGAACCAGTGAAAGGCCGGCCGGCAGACCGGTTGGAATCAGAATTCGGAAAACTCAAAAAGGACATGCCGGAGTCCGCCACCACGTTGGAAGACCAGTTGTCGTTCGCGCTGTTTCCCGCCATTGCACGGGATTTCTTTGAGGCGCGCGAGCAGGGCAATCTTCAGCCCGAGCCCCTGGAGCCAACCGATACCAAAGGCCCCGCCGTGGCGCACGATCTCCATCTCGCTCCGGCCGAATTCAACATTACGGTGCACGGCGAGAATTACCATGTCGTCGTCTCAGGCTCAGGCCGCACCACTGATGGCCGCAAACCCTACTACATCCGCGTCAACGATCGATTGCAGGAAGTCTCCCTCGAACCGCTACAGGAAGTGTTGGCCGGCGTGCCGGAATCTCCGGAGGCGGGCAGCGCGTCAAAGCCGAAACGTCCACGGCCGACGAAGCCCGGGGATGTCGCCCCGCCCATGCCAGGCCGTGTCGTGAAGGTGCTGGTGACGGACGGCGCCCAGGTTAAAACGGGCGACCCGCTCTTGATCATCGAGGCCATGAAAATGGAAAGCCAGGTCCCGGCCCCCATGGACGGACGGGTCACCGCCATCCTTGTCGCCGAGGGAGATAACGTCAAAATCGACGAAACCGTCATTCAATTGGAGTAG
- a CDS encoding alpha/beta fold hydrolase translates to MPRPACLARCAATAPHRLATWFLASLLMSGCAARPDVPPWFDAIQRFPVHTASVNGHRIAYLDEGQGPPLILLHGYGGSMWQWEYQQIPLARRFRVITPDLIGSGLSDKPPLDYRPEDLIESIRGLMDALGLPTATLIGNSMGGGVAIGMTLTHPDRVSRLVLIDSLPDHVRERLASPLMQRALNTSIPAWLARFGALFVGNRTMEAVLKEIIFDHTLVTAAVLDRSNRNRQREDMITPLMSLRDSLPLWEQHFAPRLKDIRHSTLILWGEQDRLFPPQVGRDLQAMIPKSRLIMIPGAGHIPQWEQPQSVNRHITEFLQP, encoded by the coding sequence GTGCCGCGCCCGGCCTGTCTCGCCCGGTGTGCTGCAACGGCGCCCCATCGCCTGGCGACCTGGTTTCTTGCGAGTCTCCTCATGAGCGGTTGCGCGGCAAGGCCGGATGTTCCCCCCTGGTTCGACGCGATCCAGCGATTCCCTGTCCACACCGCCTCCGTCAACGGCCATCGGATCGCCTATCTCGACGAAGGCCAGGGCCCGCCGCTCATCCTGCTCCATGGGTACGGCGGTTCGATGTGGCAGTGGGAATATCAACAGATCCCCCTCGCCCGCCGGTTTCGTGTCATCACGCCCGACCTGATCGGCTCAGGCCTCTCGGACAAACCTCCACTCGACTACCGGCCTGAAGATTTGATCGAATCGATCCGCGGCCTCATGGATGCGCTCGGGCTTCCGACGGCCACCTTGATCGGCAACTCCATGGGCGGCGGTGTGGCTATCGGTATGACCCTAACCCATCCTGATCGGGTGTCGCGCCTGGTGTTGATCGACAGTTTGCCCGATCATGTTCGCGAACGACTGGCCAGCCCCCTGATGCAACGCGCCCTGAATACCAGCATCCCCGCATGGCTAGCCCGCTTCGGAGCCCTGTTCGTCGGGAACCGCACCATGGAGGCCGTACTGAAAGAAATCATTTTCGACCACACGCTGGTAACCGCGGCAGTGCTGGACCGCTCCAACCGGAACCGTCAACGCGAGGATATGATTACGCCCCTCATGTCACTCCGTGATAGCCTGCCCCTGTGGGAACAGCACTTTGCACCCAGACTCAAGGACATCCGCCATTCCACCCTGATCCTCTGGGGTGAACAGGATCGCCTCTTTCCTCCGCAAGTCGGCCGGGACCTACAAGCCATGATTCCGAAATCCCGGTTGATCATGATTCCCGGGGCCGGCCACATTCCCCAATGGGAGCAACCGCAGTCGGTCAACCGGCACATCACGGAGTTCCTTCAACCTTGA
- a CDS encoding thiol peroxidase, producing the protein METPMSSISPPARCNALGPRLLLGLLCLGLGACGTLPGTGKAGFSYKDMPIADGSAVAGEGNNVLFQGKPLMLTGMGLKVGDKLRDVKLAQTDLSMIPVNETKGKGKVRIISIVPSLDTKVCEQQTHYLSEKNMGLDRMVELITISIDTPFAQKRFAEEAKISNITFLSDFRAADFGKAHGLLLKDLHLLSRALLVVDKDNKVRYLQITPELAQLPDLEEAFRFARKLVTAS; encoded by the coding sequence ATGGAGACGCCTATGAGTTCGATCAGTCCCCCTGCCCGATGCAACGCTCTGGGTCCTCGCCTTCTTCTAGGCCTGTTATGCCTCGGCTTGGGCGCGTGTGGAACCTTGCCGGGCACCGGCAAGGCTGGTTTTTCATACAAAGACATGCCGATCGCTGACGGGAGCGCGGTGGCCGGGGAAGGCAACAATGTCCTGTTTCAAGGCAAACCGTTGATGCTCACCGGCATGGGGCTCAAGGTGGGCGACAAATTGCGCGATGTCAAACTCGCTCAGACCGACTTATCGATGATCCCCGTCAACGAGACCAAGGGGAAAGGCAAGGTCCGCATCATCAGCATCGTCCCGTCGCTCGACACGAAAGTGTGCGAACAACAAACGCACTATCTCAGCGAGAAGAACATGGGGCTCGATCGCATGGTCGAACTCATCACCATCAGCATCGATACGCCCTTCGCGCAAAAACGCTTTGCGGAAGAGGCCAAGATCAGCAATATCACCTTTCTCTCCGATTTTCGTGCCGCTGATTTCGGCAAGGCCCACGGGCTCCTACTCAAAGACCTTCATCTCCTGAGTCGCGCCCTGCTGGTCGTCGACAAGGACAACAAGGTTCGCTACTTGCAAATCACCCCGGAGTTGGCTCAACTGCCGGACCTGGAGGAAGCCTTCCGCTTCGCGCGAAAGCTGGTCACGGCCAGCTGA
- a CDS encoding Si-specific NAD(P)(+) transhydrogenase — protein sequence MAHYDLLVIGTGPAGQKAAIQAAKLGKKVGIVERKHVVGGVCTNTGTIPSKSLREAALYLSGFHQRSLYGASYRVKQDITMADLTFRSNHVITREIEIIQNQMTRNNIDLWYGGASFVDPHRVRIERAGDYVDHTADFLVIACGTIPARPGHIPFDDKTIIDTDGLLALKDLPKSITIIGGGVIGAEYASILATMGLHVTLIERRPRLLEFVDQETIEALQYHMRSIGVILRFNEEVVSVEPVAEHQVMVRLKSGKEIAASTVLYSVGRTGASATLNLEAIGLTADNRGRLTVNEHYQTSIPHIYAAGDIIGFPALASTSMQQGRHAACHAFGVPYQTQSDLMPYGIYSIPEISMVGRNEDDLTKNGVPYAVGIARYREIARGQIIGDEIGMLKLLFHNKTRQLLGVHAIGDGATELIHIGQTVMAFQGQIDYFIDAVFNYPTLAECYRVAALDGINQLPRPWTPRT from the coding sequence ATGGCCCATTACGATCTGCTGGTGATCGGAACCGGCCCAGCAGGACAAAAGGCTGCGATTCAGGCGGCTAAGCTCGGCAAAAAGGTCGGCATCGTCGAACGCAAACACGTTGTCGGCGGGGTCTGCACCAATACCGGAACCATCCCCAGCAAATCGCTCCGTGAAGCCGCCCTGTATCTCTCCGGATTCCACCAGCGCAGCCTGTACGGCGCCAGTTATCGCGTCAAACAGGACATCACAATGGCAGACCTGACTTTCCGGTCTAACCACGTCATCACCCGTGAGATCGAGATCATCCAGAATCAGATGACGCGGAACAATATCGATTTGTGGTACGGCGGCGCATCCTTCGTCGACCCGCACCGCGTGCGAATCGAACGTGCTGGTGATTATGTGGACCACACGGCCGACTTTCTCGTCATTGCCTGCGGAACCATTCCGGCCAGGCCTGGCCACATTCCCTTCGACGACAAGACCATCATCGACACCGACGGCCTCTTGGCGTTGAAGGACCTCCCCAAATCCATCACGATCATCGGCGGTGGAGTGATCGGCGCGGAATACGCCTCCATCCTGGCCACGATGGGCCTCCACGTCACCCTCATCGAACGCCGCCCGCGCTTGCTGGAATTTGTCGATCAGGAAACCATCGAGGCCCTGCAGTACCACATGCGCAGTATCGGGGTGATCCTCCGGTTCAACGAGGAGGTCGTGTCCGTGGAGCCGGTGGCTGAACATCAGGTGATGGTCCGCTTGAAAAGCGGCAAAGAAATCGCCGCGTCCACCGTGCTCTATTCGGTCGGCCGTACCGGCGCCAGCGCAACGCTCAACCTGGAGGCCATCGGGCTCACAGCGGACAATCGCGGGCGCCTGACGGTCAACGAGCACTATCAAACGTCCATTCCTCACATTTATGCGGCCGGCGACATCATCGGTTTTCCTGCGCTGGCCTCAACGTCCATGCAGCAAGGCCGTCACGCCGCCTGCCACGCATTCGGCGTCCCCTACCAGACGCAGTCCGACCTGATGCCCTACGGCATTTATTCCATTCCCGAGATTTCCATGGTCGGCCGCAATGAAGACGACTTGACCAAAAACGGAGTGCCCTATGCCGTCGGAATCGCCCGCTATCGGGAAATCGCTCGCGGACAGATCATCGGCGATGAGATCGGCATGTTGAAACTGCTCTTTCACAACAAAACCCGGCAACTGCTCGGCGTCCATGCGATCGGCGACGGAGCGACGGAACTGATTCACATCGGGCAGACGGTCATGGCATTCCAAGGACAAATCGACTACTTCATAGATGCGGTGTTCAATTACCCCACGCTCGCGGAATGTTATCGCGTGGCGGCGTTGGATGGCATCAATCAACTCCCGAGACCCTGGACACCGAGAACGTGA
- the tenA gene encoding thiaminase II: MSFSNHLRKLAHPVWDAQLTHPFVQALGKGTLAERKFRYYILQDARFLADLARVFAAGSLRAPDSESALRFAKLAEETITVERSLHENYGKRWNLTPQEMLNEPMAPTNYAYTRHMLAVAQAGTATEIAVVALPCAWIYCVVGKHFLKNGAPPAKHPYRDWLMLYASPEFEAVQEWMRARVDTWARTAGHEEKKRMEQSFLLSSKYEWMFWEMAWNEEKWPV; the protein is encoded by the coding sequence ATGTCGTTTTCAAACCATCTTCGCAAGCTGGCCCACCCCGTGTGGGATGCGCAACTGACTCACCCCTTCGTGCAGGCGCTGGGCAAAGGCACATTGGCGGAGCGAAAATTCCGCTATTACATCCTGCAGGATGCCCGCTTCCTCGCGGATCTGGCCCGAGTTTTTGCCGCCGGCTCCTTACGGGCGCCGGACTCCGAATCCGCCCTTCGTTTCGCCAAACTGGCCGAAGAAACCATCACCGTCGAACGCAGTCTTCATGAGAACTACGGCAAACGCTGGAACCTTACGCCGCAGGAGATGCTCAACGAGCCGATGGCCCCGACCAACTATGCGTACACGCGCCACATGCTGGCCGTGGCCCAAGCCGGCACCGCCACGGAGATTGCCGTCGTGGCGCTCCCCTGCGCCTGGATCTACTGTGTCGTTGGGAAACATTTTCTCAAGAACGGGGCGCCGCCCGCCAAACATCCGTACCGGGATTGGCTCATGCTCTATGCCTCACCAGAGTTCGAAGCCGTGCAGGAATGGATGCGCGCCAGGGTCGATACCTGGGCGAGGACGGCCGGACATGAAGAAAAGAAACGGATGGAGCAGTCGTTTCTGTTGAGTTCGAAATATGAGTGGATGTTTTGGGAAATGGCCTGGAACGAGGAAAAGTGGCCGGTGTGA
- the thiD gene encoding bifunctional hydroxymethylpyrimidine kinase/phosphomethylpyrimidine kinase — MHRKEPMIKQVLSIAGSDSGGGAGIQADLKAMSANGVYAMSVITAITAQNTEEVADVFELPISIIAAQLDAIFDDFDVAAVKTGMLSSADIISTVVKLLKPQQVKNLVVDPVMIAKGGQPLLRPDAIDTLKSALFPLALLVTPNVHEAQQLSGIEITSLADARRAAKVIRQFGCANVLIKGGHLQKDRGTDLLYDGRFFNMFKGEFIDTPHTHGTGCTFASAIAAHIARGKTVPDAVQTAKTYLTEAIRHSLAIGHGKGPTNHFYFLNQG; from the coding sequence TTGCACAGGAAAGAACCCATGATTAAACAAGTCTTGTCGATAGCCGGTTCAGACTCAGGCGGCGGCGCAGGCATTCAGGCAGACCTGAAGGCCATGTCGGCCAATGGCGTGTATGCCATGTCGGTCATTACAGCCATCACCGCACAGAACACCGAAGAAGTCGCCGACGTCTTCGAACTTCCCATCTCGATCATCGCCGCTCAACTCGACGCCATCTTCGACGACTTCGACGTGGCGGCCGTGAAAACCGGCATGCTTTCCTCGGCGGACATTATCAGCACAGTGGTGAAGCTCCTCAAACCGCAGCAGGTGAAGAACCTGGTCGTAGACCCGGTCATGATCGCCAAAGGCGGACAACCACTGTTGAGGCCGGATGCGATCGACACCCTCAAGAGCGCGCTGTTCCCGCTAGCCTTGCTCGTCACACCGAACGTGCATGAAGCGCAGCAGCTTTCGGGGATCGAGATCACTTCGCTGGCCGATGCCCGCCGTGCCGCAAAAGTCATTCGTCAATTCGGTTGTGCCAATGTCCTCATCAAAGGGGGCCATCTGCAAAAAGATCGCGGAACGGATCTTCTGTATGACGGACGGTTCTTCAATATGTTCAAGGGTGAATTTATCGACACGCCGCACACTCACGGCACCGGCTGCACCTTTGCATCCGCCATCGCCGCGCACATCGCGCGGGGGAAAACCGTCCCCGACGCTGTGCAAACCGCCAAGACCTATCTCACCGAGGCTATCAGACATAGCCTGGCCATCGGACATGGCAAGGGACCGACCAATCACTTTTATTTTTTGAATCAGGGTTAG